A window of the Streptomyces sp. Ag109_O5-10 genome harbors these coding sequences:
- the nusG gene encoding transcription termination/antitermination protein NusG, which yields MSDPNLNDAVEPEEAVDDELDIVEGADEQDEFEAAEAELGEPAEEAAIHVVDEDTAEDEDADETDEVEEALEEAPAEPVDPVQALREELRLLPGEWYVIHTYAGYENRVKTNLEQRAVSLNVEDYIFQAEVPQEEVVQIKNGDRKTIKQNKLPGYVLVRMDLTNESWGVVRNTPGVTGFVGNAYDPYPLTLDEIVKMLAPEAEEKAAREAAEAEGKPVPQRKVEVQVLDFEVGDSVTVTDGPFATLQATINEINPDSKKVKGLVEIFGRETPVELSFDQIQKN from the coding sequence GTGTCTGACCCGAACCTGAACGACGCCGTCGAGCCCGAAGAGGCCGTCGATGACGAGTTGGACATCGTCGAGGGCGCGGACGAGCAGGACGAGTTCGAGGCTGCCGAGGCCGAACTGGGGGAGCCGGCCGAGGAGGCCGCGATCCACGTCGTGGACGAGGACACAGCGGAAGACGAGGACGCCGACGAGACCGACGAGGTCGAGGAGGCTCTCGAGGAAGCGCCGGCCGAGCCGGTCGACCCCGTGCAGGCACTGCGCGAGGAGCTGCGCCTGCTCCCCGGCGAGTGGTACGTCATCCACACGTACGCCGGCTACGAGAACCGCGTGAAGACCAACCTGGAGCAGCGCGCCGTCTCGCTGAACGTCGAGGACTACATCTTCCAGGCCGAGGTGCCGCAGGAAGAGGTCGTCCAGATCAAGAACGGCGACCGCAAGACGATCAAGCAGAACAAGCTGCCCGGTTACGTGCTCGTCCGCATGGACCTGACCAACGAGTCGTGGGGCGTCGTCCGCAACACCCCCGGCGTCACCGGCTTCGTCGGCAACGCGTACGACCCGTACCCCCTGACCCTGGACGAGATCGTCAAGATGCTCGCGCCGGAGGCCGAGGAGAAGGCGGCGCGCGAGGCGGCGGAGGCCGAGGGCAAGCCGGTGCCGCAGCGCAAGGTCGAGGTCCAGGTGCTGGACTTCGAGGTGGGCGACTCGGTGACGGTGACCGACGGTCCGTTCGCCACGCTGCAGGCGACGATCAACGAGATCAACCCGGACTCCAAGAAGGTCAAGGGTCTGGTGGAGATCTTCGGGCGTGAGACGCCGGTGGAGCTTTCGTTCGACCAGATCCAGAAGAACTAG
- the secE gene encoding preprotein translocase subunit SecE, which translates to MTDAVGSIDTPDADEVQESKKKGRKGGKRAKKGPLKRLATFYRQIIAELRKVVWPTRNQLTSYTTVVIFFVAIMIALVTVIDYGLNHAAKYVFG; encoded by the coding sequence ATGACGGACGCCGTGGGCTCCATCGACACGCCTGATGCCGATGAGGTGCAGGAGTCCAAGAAGAAGGGCCGCAAGGGCGGCAAGCGTGCCAAGAAGGGCCCGCTGAAGCGCCTTGCCACTTTCTACCGCCAGATCATTGCGGAGCTCCGCAAGGTGGTCTGGCCGACGCGTAACCAGCTGACGTCGTACACCACCGTGGTGATCTTCTTTGTCGCCATCATGATTGCTCTGGTGACCGTGATTGACTATGGACTCAACCACGCGGCCAAGTACGTCTTCGGCTGA
- a CDS encoding pyridoxal phosphate-dependent aminotransferase translates to MSAATPPTERRVSARVGAISESATLAVDAKAKALKAAGRPVIGFGAGEPDFPTPDYIVEAAVEACKNPKYHRYTPAGGLPELKAAIAAKTLRDSGYEVDASQVLVTNGGKQAIYEAFAAILDPGDEVIVPAPYWTTYPESIRLAGGVPVEVVADETTGYRVSVEQLEAARTEKTKVVLFVSPSNPTGAVYSEAETEAIGRWAVEHGLWVLTDEIYEHLVYGDAKFTSLPALLPELRDKCIVVNGVAKTYAMTGWRVGWLIGPKDVVKAATNLQSHATSNVSNVAQVAALAAVTGDLEAVAKMREAFDRRRRTVVRMLNEIDGVVCPEPEGAFYAYPSVKALLGKEIRGKRPQDSVELAALILEEAEVAVVPGEAFGTPGYLRLSYALGDEDLVEGVSRMQKLLAEAKD, encoded by the coding sequence ATGAGCGCTGCAACCCCTCCCACCGAGCGCCGGGTCTCCGCCCGAGTCGGCGCGATCTCCGAGTCCGCCACCCTCGCCGTGGACGCCAAGGCCAAGGCCCTCAAGGCCGCCGGACGCCCGGTGATCGGCTTCGGCGCCGGTGAGCCCGACTTCCCGACGCCGGACTACATCGTCGAAGCCGCCGTCGAGGCCTGCAAGAACCCGAAGTACCACCGCTACACCCCGGCCGGCGGCCTGCCCGAGCTGAAGGCCGCGATCGCCGCGAAGACGCTGCGCGACTCCGGCTACGAGGTCGACGCCTCCCAGGTCCTCGTCACCAACGGTGGCAAGCAGGCCATCTACGAGGCCTTCGCCGCGATCCTCGACCCGGGCGACGAGGTCATCGTCCCCGCGCCGTACTGGACGACGTACCCGGAGTCCATCCGCCTGGCCGGCGGTGTCCCGGTCGAGGTCGTCGCGGACGAGACCACCGGCTACCGCGTCTCCGTGGAGCAGTTGGAGGCGGCCCGCACCGAGAAGACGAAGGTCGTGCTCTTCGTCTCCCCGTCGAACCCGACCGGCGCGGTCTACAGCGAGGCCGAGACCGAGGCGATCGGCCGCTGGGCCGTCGAGCACGGCCTGTGGGTCCTCACCGACGAGATCTACGAGCACCTGGTCTACGGCGACGCGAAGTTCACCTCGCTGCCGGCGCTCCTGCCCGAGCTGCGCGACAAGTGCATCGTCGTCAACGGCGTGGCGAAGACGTACGCCATGACCGGCTGGCGGGTGGGCTGGCTCATCGGCCCCAAGGACGTCGTCAAGGCGGCCACGAACCTCCAGTCGCACGCCACGTCGAACGTCTCCAATGTGGCGCAGGTCGCCGCCCTGGCCGCCGTCACCGGTGACCTGGAGGCCGTGGCGAAGATGCGCGAGGCGTTCGACCGGCGCCGCCGGACGGTCGTGCGGATGCTCAACGAGATCGACGGCGTGGTCTGCCCCGAGCCCGAGGGCGCCTTCTACGCCTACCCGTCGGTCAAGGCGCTGCTCGGCAAGGAGATCCGCGGGAAGCGCCCGCAGGACTCGGTCGAGCTGGCCGCGCTGATCCTGGAGGAGGCCGAGGTGGCGGTCGTCCCCGGCGAGGCCTTCGGCACGCCGGGCTACCTGCGGCTGTCGTACGCGCTGGGTGACGAGGACCTCGTCGAGGGCGTGAGCCGGATGCAGAAGCTGCTGGCCGAGGCGAAGGACTGA
- a CDS encoding adenosine deaminase: MEHVRDVSELPKAHLHLHFTGSMRPGTVLELADKYGVRLPEVLTDALTSGEPPSLRATDERGWFRFQRLYDAARSCLREPEDIRRLVREAAEEDLRDGSRWLEIQVDPTSYAPRLGGLIPALEIILDAVETTSRETGLGMRVLVAANRMKHPLDARTLARLAVRYADRGVVGFGLSNDERRGMARDFDRAFHIAREGGLLAAPHGGELTGPASVRDCLDDLHASRIGHGVRAAEDPRLLKRLADREITCEVCPASNVALGVYEKPEDVPLRTLFEAGVPMALGADDPLLFGSRLAAQYDIARVHHAFTDAELAELARQSVRGSAAPEDVKTGLLADIDAWLTAPVS; this comes from the coding sequence ATGGAGCACGTACGTGATGTCTCTGAGCTGCCGAAAGCTCATCTGCATCTGCACTTCACCGGTTCGATGCGGCCGGGAACCGTCCTGGAACTGGCCGACAAGTACGGCGTACGCCTCCCCGAGGTGCTCACCGACGCCCTGACCAGCGGCGAACCACCGAGTCTGCGGGCCACCGACGAGCGGGGCTGGTTCCGCTTCCAGCGGCTGTACGACGCTGCGCGCTCCTGCCTGAGAGAGCCCGAGGACATCCGGCGCCTGGTCCGGGAGGCCGCCGAGGAGGACCTGAGGGACGGTTCGCGCTGGCTGGAGATCCAGGTGGACCCGACGTCGTACGCCCCGCGCCTCGGCGGTCTGATCCCGGCCCTGGAGATCATCCTGGACGCGGTGGAGACGACCTCCCGGGAGACCGGCCTCGGCATGCGCGTCCTGGTGGCCGCGAACCGCATGAAGCACCCTCTGGACGCGCGCACGCTGGCCCGGCTCGCCGTCCGGTACGCGGACCGGGGTGTGGTCGGCTTCGGACTGTCCAACGACGAGCGGCGGGGCATGGCGCGGGACTTCGACCGGGCCTTCCACATCGCGCGCGAGGGCGGTCTGCTGGCGGCCCCGCACGGCGGCGAGCTGACCGGGCCGGCCTCGGTGCGGGACTGCCTGGACGACCTGCACGCCTCCCGGATCGGGCACGGCGTCCGGGCGGCGGAGGACCCGAGGCTGCTCAAGCGCCTGGCGGACCGGGAGATCACCTGCGAGGTGTGCCCGGCCTCCAACGTGGCCCTGGGCGTCTACGAGAAGCCCGAGGACGTCCCGCTGCGCACCCTCTTCGAGGCCGGCGTCCCGATGGCCCTGGGCGCCGACGACCCGCTCCTGTTCGGCTCGCGGCTGGCCGCGCAGTACGACATCGCGCGCGTGCACCACGCCTTCACCGACGCCGAACTGGCGGAACTGGCCCGCCAGTCGGTACGCGGCTCGGCCGCACCGGAGGACGTGAAGACCGGGCTCCTGGCGGACATCGACGCCTGGCTGACCGCCCCGGTGTCCTGA
- a CDS encoding TetR/AcrR family transcriptional regulator, translated as MEQKPARVRILDAAHELMRTVGLARVTTKEIARAADCSEAALYKYFPSKEELFVHVLTERLPRLLPLLGELTVEPGRGSLEDNLTRIARQAALFYEESFPITASLYAEQQLKRKLDDTLRTIGAGPHVPMRALDGYLRAEAALGRIRPDADTSAAAALLLGACVQRVFSYEATETGERPPVDAFAARVARTLLGGLSVAEEPARP; from the coding sequence ATGGAGCAGAAACCGGCCCGCGTCCGCATCCTCGACGCCGCTCACGAGCTGATGCGCACCGTCGGGCTCGCCCGCGTCACCACCAAGGAGATCGCCAGGGCGGCCGACTGCTCCGAGGCGGCCCTGTACAAGTACTTCCCCAGCAAGGAAGAGCTGTTCGTGCACGTGCTCACCGAGCGGCTGCCACGGCTCCTCCCGCTCCTGGGCGAGCTCACCGTCGAACCCGGCCGGGGCAGCCTGGAGGACAACCTCACGCGGATCGCCCGTCAGGCCGCGCTCTTCTACGAGGAGAGCTTCCCGATCACCGCGTCCCTCTACGCCGAGCAGCAGCTCAAGCGGAAGCTCGACGACACACTGCGCACCATCGGGGCGGGACCGCACGTGCCGATGAGGGCCCTGGACGGCTACCTGCGCGCCGAGGCGGCCCTCGGCCGGATCCGGCCCGACGCCGACACGTCCGCGGCCGCCGCCCTGCTCCTCGGCGCCTGTGTCCAGCGCGTCTTCTCCTACGAGGCGACGGAGACCGGCGAGCGCCCGCCGGTGGACGCGTTCGCGGCCCGCGTCGCCCGCACCCTGCTCGGCGGGCTCTCCGTCGCCGAGGAGCCCGCCCGCCCGTGA
- a CDS encoding NAD(P)-dependent oxidoreductase: protein MNLTVFGATGGIGREIVRQALASGHRVTAVVRDPARLTVTGTGLEVVRADLTDPEVIRPAVTGRNAVLSGLGPRGRGDAGVAARLTRTVLAAMEAEAVRRLLVVSAAPVGPEPDDGLLDRTMRGLVATVLKPVYDDLREMETELSRSGTDWTSVRPPRLQDKPLTGTYRTVVGGFPHKGRFIARADVAHAMLAMIEDAGTVKQGVGVAY from the coding sequence ATGAATCTCACTGTGTTCGGCGCGACCGGCGGAATCGGCCGCGAGATCGTCCGTCAGGCGCTGGCGTCCGGCCACCGGGTCACGGCGGTCGTCCGCGACCCCGCCCGGCTGACCGTGACCGGCACGGGCCTGGAGGTGGTCCGCGCGGACCTCACCGACCCCGAGGTGATCCGCCCGGCGGTGACCGGGCGGAACGCGGTCCTGTCCGGTCTGGGCCCGCGCGGCCGGGGGGACGCCGGCGTCGCCGCCCGGCTGACCCGCACGGTCCTGGCCGCCATGGAGGCGGAGGCCGTACGACGGCTGCTGGTGGTGAGCGCCGCGCCGGTGGGCCCGGAACCGGACGACGGCCTACTGGACCGCACCATGCGCGGTCTGGTGGCCACCGTCCTCAAGCCGGTCTACGACGACCTGCGCGAGATGGAGACCGAACTGTCCCGCAGCGGCACCGACTGGACCTCCGTCCGCCCGCCGCGCCTGCAGGACAAGCCGCTGACCGGTACCTACCGCACGGTGGTGGGCGGCTTCCCGCACAAGGGACGCTTCATCGCACGGGCGGACGTGGCCCACGCGATGCTCGCGATGATCGAGGACGCGGGGACGGTGAAGCAGGGGGTGGGCGTGGCGTACTGA
- a CDS encoding UDP-N-acetylmuramate dehydrogenase: MQELHDAPLAPLTTFRLGGPATRLVTATTDAEVIAAVRAADDSGTPLLVIGGGSNLVIGDKGFDGTALRIATTGFELRGRTLELAAGEVWTDAVARTVEAGLAGIECLAGIPGSAGATPIQNVGAYGQEVSSTVTEVVAYDRRTGATVTLANEECAFSYRHSRFKADPERYVVLRVRFGLDDAGGLSAPVRYAEAARALGVEPGDRVPLADARETVLKLRAGKGMVLDPEDHDTWSAGSFFTNPILADEQFAAFHARVRERLGDGAEPPAYPAGEGRTKTSAAWLIDKAGFTKGYGSGPARISTKHTLALTNRGGATTEDLLELAREVVAGVREAFGVTLVNEPVTVGVSL; encoded by the coding sequence GTGCAGGAACTCCACGACGCCCCCCTCGCCCCCCTCACCACCTTCCGGCTCGGCGGCCCCGCCACCCGGCTGGTCACCGCGACCACCGACGCCGAGGTGATCGCCGCAGTCCGGGCGGCCGACGACAGCGGGACCCCGCTGCTGGTCATCGGCGGCGGATCGAACCTCGTCATCGGCGACAAGGGCTTCGACGGCACCGCCCTGCGCATCGCCACCACCGGATTCGAACTGCGCGGCAGGACGCTGGAGCTGGCGGCAGGCGAGGTGTGGACCGACGCGGTCGCCCGCACCGTCGAGGCCGGCCTCGCGGGCATCGAGTGCCTCGCCGGCATCCCGGGCTCCGCGGGGGCCACGCCCATCCAGAACGTGGGGGCGTACGGGCAGGAGGTCTCCTCGACCGTCACCGAGGTCGTCGCGTACGACCGGCGGACGGGCGCGACGGTGACGCTGGCCAACGAGGAGTGCGCGTTCTCGTACCGGCACAGCCGCTTCAAGGCCGACCCGGAGCGGTACGTCGTCCTGCGCGTCCGGTTCGGGCTGGACGACGCGGGCGGGCTGTCGGCGCCGGTGCGGTACGCGGAGGCCGCGCGGGCGCTCGGGGTGGAGCCGGGGGACCGGGTGCCGCTCGCCGACGCCCGCGAGACGGTGCTCAAGCTGCGCGCCGGCAAGGGCATGGTGCTGGATCCCGAGGACCACGACACCTGGTCGGCGGGGTCCTTCTTCACCAACCCGATCCTCGCGGACGAGCAGTTCGCGGCCTTCCACGCGCGCGTGCGCGAGCGGCTGGGCGACGGGGCCGAGCCGCCCGCCTACCCCGCCGGGGAGGGGCGTACCAAGACCTCGGCGGCCTGGCTGATCGACAAGGCCGGGTTCACCAAGGGGTACGGCAGCGGCCCGGCCCGGATCTCCACGAAGCACACGCTGGCGCTGACCAACCGGGGCGGGGCCACGACCGAGGACCTGCTGGAGCTGGCGCGGGAGGTCGTCGCCGGGGTCCGGGAGGCCTTCGGGGTGACCCTGGTCAACGAGCCGGTGACCGTCGGCGTCAGCCTCTGA
- a CDS encoding DHA2 family efflux MFS transporter permease subunit, producing MSQETARRGGAGWALVITSVAGFMAALDNLVVTTALPSIRKDLGGALDDLEWTVSAYTLTFAVLLMFGAALGDRFGRRRLFLTGLTVFTGASAAAAMAPGIDSLIAARAVQGVGAAVMMPLTLTLLTAAVPEARRGMAYGIWGAVNGLAVASGPLIGGSLTEHVSWHWIFWLNVPLGLALLPLARLRLAESHGTGAPLDVPGTLLASGGLFGIVYGLVRGPADGWTSPLVLTGLFAGGALLVGFVLHGSRAKNPMLPMRLFRSRAFSGINAASLLMFLGMFGSIFLLSQYMQGVLGYSPTEAGLRMLPWTGMPMIVAPIAGILSDRIGGRPVVAAGLFLQAAGLGYLASVVTADASYGAQLPGLIVSGIGMALYFAPAANLVMSAVRPQEQGIASGANNALREVGGALGVAVMSSIFSAQGGYESAQSFVDGLQPALVTGAAVVALAGIAALAIPGRRRAARLVAEGEPAPALETVGR from the coding sequence ATGTCACAAGAGACCGCACGTCGTGGGGGCGCCGGATGGGCCCTCGTCATCACCAGCGTCGCCGGGTTCATGGCGGCCCTCGACAACCTCGTCGTCACCACCGCCCTGCCCTCCATCCGCAAGGACCTCGGCGGAGCCCTGGACGACCTCGAATGGACCGTGAGCGCCTACACGCTCACCTTCGCGGTCCTGCTGATGTTCGGTGCCGCCCTCGGCGACCGCTTCGGCCGGCGCCGGCTCTTCCTCACCGGGCTCACCGTCTTCACCGGCGCCTCCGCCGCCGCGGCCATGGCGCCCGGTATCGACTCCCTGATCGCGGCCCGCGCGGTGCAGGGCGTCGGTGCGGCCGTCATGATGCCGCTCACCCTCACCCTGCTGACGGCCGCCGTGCCCGAGGCCAGGCGCGGGATGGCCTACGGCATCTGGGGCGCCGTCAACGGTCTCGCGGTGGCCTCCGGGCCGCTCATCGGCGGCAGCCTCACCGAACACGTGTCCTGGCACTGGATCTTCTGGCTGAACGTGCCGCTGGGCCTCGCCCTGCTGCCGCTCGCCCGGCTCCGCCTCGCCGAGTCCCACGGCACCGGCGCCCCGCTCGACGTCCCCGGCACCCTGCTCGCCAGCGGCGGCCTCTTCGGGATCGTCTACGGCCTGGTGCGCGGCCCCGCCGACGGCTGGACCAGCCCGCTCGTGCTCACCGGGCTCTTCGCGGGCGGCGCCCTGCTCGTCGGCTTCGTCCTCCACGGCAGCCGCGCCAAGAACCCCATGCTGCCGATGCGGCTCTTCCGCTCCCGCGCCTTCTCCGGGATCAACGCGGCCAGCCTGCTGATGTTCCTCGGCATGTTCGGGTCGATCTTCCTGCTCAGCCAGTACATGCAGGGCGTGCTCGGCTACTCGCCCACCGAGGCGGGCCTGCGGATGCTGCCCTGGACGGGCATGCCGATGATCGTCGCGCCGATCGCCGGCATCCTGTCCGACCGCATAGGCGGCCGCCCGGTCGTCGCGGCCGGGCTCTTCCTCCAGGCCGCCGGGCTCGGCTACCTGGCCTCGGTCGTCACCGCCGACGCCTCCTACGGCGCCCAGCTGCCCGGCCTGATCGTCAGCGGCATCGGCATGGCCCTGTACTTCGCCCCGGCCGCCAACCTGGTGATGTCCGCCGTACGCCCGCAGGAACAAGGCATCGCCTCCGGCGCCAACAACGCGCTGCGCGAGGTGGGCGGCGCACTCGGCGTCGCGGTCATGTCGTCCATCTTCTCCGCCCAGGGCGGCTACGAGAGTGCCCAGAGCTTCGTGGACGGACTGCAGCCCGCCCTGGTCACCGGCGCGGCCGTGGTGGCCCTCGCCGGGATCGCCGCGCTGGCCATCCCCGGCAGGCGACGCGCCGCGCGGCTCGTGGCGGAGGGGGAGCCGGCCCCGGCACTGGAGACCGTAGGCCGCTGA
- a CDS encoding TetR/AcrR family transcriptional regulator has product MVRMSAEERRESVIRAAIAEFAQRGYYGTSTEAIAKRVGVSQPYLFRLFPGKKAIFAVASQRCVDEMRELFEKVAEGLRGEEALDAMGEAYVQLIQEQPERLRMQMQTYIAVAAAEAEGEHEFGELVRAGWGRLWDTVHLLSGADVDRTTTFLAKGMLINTYAAMGFPPEHRVWQGMYEDAGARGKPEKCGDE; this is encoded by the coding sequence ATGGTCAGGATGAGTGCCGAGGAGCGGCGCGAGAGCGTCATCCGTGCGGCGATCGCGGAGTTCGCACAGAGGGGCTACTACGGCACCTCCACCGAGGCGATCGCCAAGCGGGTCGGGGTCTCGCAGCCTTACCTCTTCCGGCTCTTCCCGGGCAAGAAGGCGATCTTCGCCGTCGCCTCGCAGCGCTGCGTCGACGAGATGCGCGAGCTCTTCGAGAAGGTGGCCGAGGGGCTGCGCGGTGAAGAGGCCCTGGACGCCATGGGTGAGGCGTACGTCCAGCTCATCCAGGAGCAGCCGGAGCGGCTCCGGATGCAGATGCAGACGTACATCGCCGTCGCGGCCGCCGAGGCGGAGGGTGAGCACGAGTTCGGCGAGCTCGTGCGGGCCGGCTGGGGGCGGCTGTGGGACACCGTCCACCTGCTCTCGGGGGCGGACGTCGACCGCACCACGACCTTCCTGGCCAAAGGGATGCTCATCAACACCTATGCCGCCATGGGGTTTCCGCCCGAGCACCGGGTCTGGCAGGGGATGTACGAGGATGCCGGGGCCAGGGGGAAGCCGGAGAAGTGCGGCGACGAGTGA
- a CDS encoding MaoC family dehydratase has product MTSKIAYEDVEVGTELPAQTFPVTRATLVRYAGASGDFNPIHWDEKFAKEVGLPDVIAHGMFTMAEAIRVVTDWTGDPGAVVDYGVRFTKPVVVPNDDQGALIEVSGKVAAKLDDNTVRVDLTATSAGQKVLGMSRAVVRLG; this is encoded by the coding sequence ATGACGTCGAAGATCGCGTACGAGGACGTCGAGGTCGGCACCGAACTGCCGGCGCAGACCTTCCCCGTGACCCGTGCCACGCTGGTGCGGTACGCGGGCGCCTCCGGGGACTTCAACCCGATCCACTGGGACGAGAAGTTCGCCAAGGAGGTCGGCCTGCCGGACGTCATCGCCCACGGCATGTTCACCATGGCCGAGGCGATCCGGGTGGTCACCGACTGGACCGGTGACCCGGGTGCGGTCGTCGACTACGGCGTCCGCTTCACCAAGCCCGTCGTCGTCCCGAACGACGATCAGGGCGCCCTGATCGAGGTCAGCGGCAAGGTCGCGGCCAAGCTCGACGACAACACCGTGCGCGTCGACCTGACGGCGACGAGCGCAGGGCAGAAGGTGCTGGGCATGTCGCGGGCGGTCGTCCGGCTGGGCTGA
- a CDS encoding MaoC family dehydratase N-terminal domain-containing protein yields the protein MALDQSFVGRTYPPTEPYEVGREKIREFAEAVGDTNPVYTDPEAAKALGHSDVIAPPTFVFSITFRAAGQVVEDPQLGLDYSRVVHGDQKFAYRRPVRAGDRLTVTSTIEAVKSLAGNDIIDIRGDVHDETGELVVSALTKLVARAADEEEGGA from the coding sequence ATGGCGCTCGACCAGTCCTTCGTGGGACGGACCTACCCGCCCACCGAGCCCTACGAGGTGGGCCGGGAGAAGATCCGTGAGTTCGCCGAGGCGGTGGGCGACACCAACCCCGTGTACACGGACCCGGAGGCCGCCAAGGCGCTCGGCCATTCCGATGTGATCGCCCCGCCGACCTTTGTCTTCTCGATCACATTCCGCGCGGCCGGACAGGTCGTCGAGGACCCGCAGCTCGGCCTGGACTACAGCCGGGTGGTGCACGGCGACCAGAAGTTCGCCTATCGGCGCCCGGTGCGCGCCGGCGACCGGCTGACCGTGACCTCGACCATCGAGGCCGTCAAGTCCCTCGCGGGCAACGACATCATCGACATCCGTGGGGACGTCCACGACGAGACCGGCGAGCTCGTGGTGAGCGCCCTGACCAAGCTGGTGGCCCGCGCGGCGGACGAAGAAGAAGGCGGGGCGTGA
- the rpmG gene encoding 50S ribosomal protein L33: MAATDVRPKITLACVECKERNYITKKNRRNNPDRLEMKKHCPRCNAHTAHRETR; encoded by the coding sequence GTGGCTGCCACCGACGTCCGCCCGAAGATCACGCTGGCCTGCGTGGAGTGCAAGGAGCGGAACTACATCACCAAGAAGAACCGGCGTAACAACCCGGACCGTCTTGAGATGAAGAAGCACTGCCCGCGTTGCAACGCGCACACTGCGCACCGCGAAACGCGATAA
- a CDS encoding amidohydrolase family protein → MPDSQPQPPSSSSNPQGSSGRPDPAALLLCGARLTDGRTVDVRLGCGRIEAVGTAGSLAPGPARTGGTRVDLSGYLLLPAPAEPHAHGDSALSAEHDGPVSYEPEDVQRRATEAALLQLGHGATAVRAHVRVGDVQGLGALAAVLQARRSLRGLAELTTVAMPRVLTGIAGADGLAILRDAAKMGASVMGGCPDLDPDPTGYAEAVLEVASEHGCPVDLHTDATDPARLARLAAMAGGLRPGVALGPCAGLARLPAEVAARVADQLAAAGITVVCLPQGGCGAVDRRGTPPVRLLRAAGVRIAAGSGALRDLSNPVGRADPLEAAYLLASRHGLRPEDAYDAVSAASRAALGLPEVRVEAGFPAELLAVRGDQLAGALSLAYSRIVVHRGRVVARTSAVREYCNSAVAAELGLPRQGRGALS, encoded by the coding sequence ATGCCCGACAGCCAGCCGCAGCCGCCCTCGTCGTCGTCCAACCCGCAGGGTTCCTCGGGCCGGCCCGACCCGGCCGCGCTCCTGCTGTGCGGGGCACGACTCACCGACGGCAGGACCGTGGACGTACGGCTGGGCTGCGGGCGCATCGAGGCGGTGGGTACGGCCGGCAGCCTGGCCCCCGGCCCGGCCCGCACGGGCGGCACGCGTGTGGACCTGTCCGGCTACCTCCTCCTCCCCGCCCCCGCCGAACCGCACGCCCACGGCGACAGCGCGCTCTCCGCCGAACACGACGGCCCGGTCTCCTACGAACCCGAGGACGTCCAGCGCCGCGCCACCGAGGCGGCCCTGTTGCAGCTGGGACACGGTGCGACGGCGGTGCGCGCGCACGTGCGCGTGGGCGACGTCCAGGGGCTGGGCGCCCTAGCCGCCGTCCTCCAGGCGCGCCGCTCGCTGCGCGGGCTCGCGGAGCTCACGACGGTCGCGATGCCACGCGTGCTGACCGGGATCGCCGGCGCCGACGGGCTCGCCATACTGCGGGACGCCGCGAAGATGGGCGCGTCCGTCATGGGCGGCTGCCCCGACCTGGACCCCGATCCCACCGGCTACGCGGAGGCGGTCCTGGAGGTCGCCTCCGAACACGGCTGCCCGGTCGACCTGCACACGGACGCCACCGACCCGGCCCGGCTGGCGAGGCTCGCGGCGATGGCGGGCGGCTTGCGCCCCGGCGTGGCCCTCGGACCGTGCGCCGGGCTCGCGCGCCTGCCCGCCGAGGTGGCCGCGCGGGTCGCGGACCAGCTCGCCGCGGCCGGCATCACGGTGGTGTGCCTGCCCCAGGGCGGCTGCGGCGCCGTGGACCGCCGCGGCACGCCTCCGGTACGACTGCTGCGCGCGGCCGGGGTGCGGATCGCCGCCGGCAGCGGCGCCCTGCGCGATCTGTCGAACCCCGTCGGCCGCGCCGACCCCCTGGAGGCGGCGTACCTCCTGGCCTCCCGGCACGGCCTGCGCCCCGAGGACGCCTACGACGCCGTGAGCGCCGCCTCCCGCGCCGCTCTCGGCCTGCCGGAGGTCCGCGTCGAGGCCGGATTCCCCGCCGAACTCCTCGCGGTACGCGGCGACCAGCTGGCCGGTGCGCTCTCGCTCGCCTACAGCCGGATCGTGGTGCACCGGGGGCGCGTGGTGGCACGCACGAGCGCGGTCCGCGAGTACTGCAACTCGGCGGTGGCAGCGGAACTGGGGCTGCCCCGGCAGGGGCGAGGGGCGTTGTCCTGA